In the Nitratiruptor sp. YY09-18 genome, GTGTTGGGCAGACTCCTATGCAAAATCCACATCCTGTACACTTCTCATTGACTTGTGGAGTAAAAAACCCTGCAAATTCTATCGCATTATCGAGACAAACATCCTTACACATACTGCATACTGTTTTGTTCCAAGCAAGACAGAGAATCTCTTTGATACGCACTTGCGGCAAAAGTCTCTTATAATCAATGTTTAAAACATCCTCATTACACGCATATGCACATGCATCACAGAAGGTGCAGCCTGATTTTCGAAAATCTAAAGAGGGTGCACCGTTTTTGATAACTATTATCTCCTCTTCACAAGCTTTAACACATGTTTTATCGGCACACTCTTCACATTTTCCAAAATCTTGCACACTTTTAAAATATGGAGGGTAGAGAGGAGACTCCTCTCTTTGTACTTGGATCGGCTTAATAAGTGATCTAAAAAATTCCCTCCTTTGCACTATTTTACTCCCTCCATCAAATTTTTATACAGAGTTGAATGTTTTTTGTTTTCAACATTTCTAAAGTCTGGTTTGAAGGTATTGCTTACCAGTGGATGAGCATTTGCTTGCGGTGCGTGGCACTGCACACAGTTGTATCGCTGTGGTGCGATATCCTTTTTTTTGGCCATGAGTGCAAGTCTCTTTTCATACGCTTTTTTATCCTCATACAATTTTTGCTTGATAAGTTTTTTCTTTGTTGCAAAGAAAAAGTCTTTAAAGTGTGTTGGAGGAAGTGGTGTAGCACCCATACTCTTTGCTACACTTGGCATATGACATCCAAGGCATGCATTATGATCAAGGGTAATCGGAAGCAATCCATCAATACTATGTGGGATCATTGGCGGTGCATTCTCATAACTTCTTTGAAAACGTTTTGAAGTACCTGGAGCTGCCTTTGAGTATTCAACTTTTGGTGGAGTTCCTTTACTTCCATAACTCAATTGATCTTCAGTCACCACTTTTGAACCTGCAAAAGCAAATGTAGCAGCAAAAAGTGCTGTTGCAGCTGCCATTGCAATCAATCCTTTAACTTTCATGACTATCTCCTTTTTTTGCAAAATCACGAATACTAAAATAGAGTGCATCATCATCACATACTTCGACACACCGTCCACACAGTGTACACTCTCCCATATCTACCATCTGGCTCTTTTTGCCTATCATATAGAGTACCTCTTTTTCTGGACACACCTCTTTACACTTCATACAGAGTGTACAGTTTGGCTGGTTATGATGGACGCGAAAGAGGTTGTATCTGCCAATGATAGAGTAAAATCCACCAAGAGGACAGATATGTCCACACCAGCCATTTTTTAAGACAAATAGATCAAAAAGAAATATTGCCACAATTGCCGCCCAGCCAAATCCCATACCAAAGACAATACCTCTATGCATCATCGAAATAGGACTTACCATCTCAAAAGCAGCAGTCCCTAGCAAAAATGAGAGGATAAAGCTCAGTCCCAAAACCCAGTAGCGGATATTGCGACTTGCCCACCACTTTTTCTCAAACTTATCAAGATTCCACTTGCGTCTGAGATAGTTTGCTAGATCAGTGACCATATTAATAGGACAAACATAACTACAGAAGGCTCGTCCACCAACAAGTGCATAAAATATGGCAACAATAACAGCACCTATAATGACATCTGCAGCAGCAATAGCGCCTGTCGCAAATATCTGCAATAGCGCATAAGGATCAGCCAAAGGGATTTTTTGAAATAGGAGCGATGAGCTAAGATTTCCTTGCAAGATCTTCCAGCCCCATGCATTGGCTCCAAAATAGAGCACCAAAACACTAAGCTGTACTAAGCGTCTTGCAAGTAAGAATCTATATTTATCCCATAACTTACTCAAAATCTATCCCCTCATTCAAAGATTCCACTGCACTCTTTTTGCTTCTTGGAGTCACAGTAGTACCAATCCCTTTGCTACCTTTCAAGCGCTCTTCATCTTTTTTCTGCCACCCTTTGACATAGTGCTCACCAACTTTCCCGAGCGCTACATCTCTTGGGAATACTTTTATTGCTGCGATCTCAGTTACACATGCGTGTTCACAAAGCCCACACCCTGTACAGTAATCTGGATCTACCACCGGCAAAAGCTTCGCGTGCTTTCCTGTCCTCTCATTGCGTCTTAGCTCCATATATATAGCTTTATCCAAAAGTGGACAGGCACGATAGCAAGCATCACATTGTATCCCCCAGTAAGCGATACAATCTTTAATATCTACTATCGCTACACCCATACGCATCATTGTAATGTCAAAGACCTTTTTGCCACCTTCCTCTCTTGTGACACTCTCAATATCGAGCGCACCAGTCGGACATGGTGGCACACAAGGGATATCCTCGCACATATAGCACGGAATATCCCTTGGTATATAGTATGGCGTACCAAGAGGCTTGTAATCTCCCGGTTTTGCCAACATCAACGTATCATAGGGGCATGCCTCTACACAAAGCCCACATTTGATACAAAGTTTTATAAACTCATCCTCTTTTCTAGCACCTGGTGGTCGCAGCAAAAGCTGGGAGGCTTTTGCCTCATCGACAAAAGCGCTCCAAACAATTGCTCCTGTAGCAGCTATTGCTACATTTTGCGCCATCGATACAAGGAAGGCGCGTCGATTTTTATCCATTATCCCCTCCCAGCCGTCTTTCAAGCCTTATAGATTTTGACTGCGCACTTTTTATAGTCAGTCTGTTTAGAGATCGGACATGTTGCATCAAGTGTTACAAGGTTGATATAGACACGCTCATCAAACCAAGGCACAAATACGAGTCCGCGTGGCGGTCGGTTACGGCCCCTTGTCTCAACACGTGCTTTACACTTACCGCGGCGGCTCTCGATCACTACCAAGTCACCCCGTTTTACACCACGTTTTTTCGCATCTTCTGGATGCATGTAGCAAAGCGCTTCTGGAACTGCTCTATAGAGCTCAGGCACTCTCATTGTCATTGTTCCACTGTGCCAATGTTCAAGCACGCGTCCTGTACAGAGCCATGTGTCATATTCATTATCTGGAACTTCAGGTGGCTCCATGTAAGGTCTTGCAAAGATTTTGGCTTTGTTTGGCAAGTGAATTTTTGGTTTATGACTATCTGGTCCATGGAGATTTCCTTGTGGAATCACCTTAAGTGCGTGTCCATAGAATGCAAACTCACCTTTTACATGGCCAAGCTCTTTTTCTCGTTTTGCATATGGATCGTAATTGACATTAAATCGCCATGGAGTATCTTTGCCATTAACAACTGGCCATCTGAGACCTCGCACTTTGTGGTATACATCAAATGGCGCATAGTCATGTCCTCGTCCTGCACCAAATTTACGATACTCTTCCCAGCATGCTTTTTCAAGGAAGAAACCATATCCCTTCCATGGTTTGCCATCAGTACCGATAACGTTACGTTTATCACCTTCTGCTGTAGTGTTTCCATGACCTTCAGCAATCGGATCAGGCCACTTGAAGCTTCTGTAGTAATCGTTTGCAAAGAGTACATCAAAGAGTGTATCATCTGGACTGTATCCCATTTTCTTCGCTTCATCGAGTACATTTGGCAAAACTGTTCCATCAGGAAGTTTCCACTCTTTCCATACCTCTTTGAGTTTAAATCGTTTTGCAAATTCAGTGTATTGCCAGATATCAGGCATCGCATCCCCTACTGGAGTTACTTGCTGTCTCCAGTGCTGTGTTCGACGCTCAGCGTTACCATATGCTCCCCATTTTTCATAGATCATCGCACTTGGCAAGATAAGATCGGCAACTTTTGCACTGATTCCTGGATACCCATCACTTACTACGATAAAGTTATCCATTGTGCGTGCTGCTTTTATCCAGTGGTTGGCATTTGCAGTATCTTGCCATGGGTTACATACATGTACCCAAGCAAATTTTATTTTGCCATCTTCAAGATCGCGCATAATTTTTACGATATGGCTTCCAACTTTTGGATTGAGCGTTCCTTTTGGAAGACGCCAAATCTTCTCAGAGATCTCTCTATGTTTTGGATTGAAAACCACCATATCTGCTGGGAGTCTGTGTGCAAATGTACCAACTTCACGTGCTGTACCACACGCACTTGGCTGTCCAGTAAGCGAGAATGCTCCACTTCCAGGAAGTGCTTGTTTACCAAGCAAGAAGTGTACTACGTAGCTAAGTTCATTATCCCAAGTGCCTCTGGTGTGCTGGTTCATACCCATTGTCCAGAAGCTCACAACCTTACGCCCTTTTTCTACATAGAGATCTTTGAGTCTTTTGAGTTTTGCTTTGAAGCTCTCAAGGCTCTCATCAGGATCACCTTTGGCCACTTTTGCCACATAATCAAGTGTATACGGTTCAAGTGATTTTTTAAACTCTTCAAAGCTGATAGCCCAGTGTTTTCCTGCAGCTTTTGCATGCCTCATCTTCATTACACTAGCTTTACCATATCCAAATGGAGCAAGAGCTTTCTTCTCATCTTCTGAGAGTTTTTTATGGTCTTGATGCCAAACTGTCTCCATCTCTTTTTTGCTATATCCAAGTTTTTCGGCATGTTTAGGATTGCGCATACCATAACCGATATCTGGATATCCTGTAGTAAAGACGCAGTACTCTTTGACAAACTTCCAATCGATTGCATCTGGATGATCATAAACGATACTTCTTGCAATATAGTTCCAGATAGCAAGGTCTGTGTTTGGTTTGAAGATAATCACATCATCTGCAAGATCACAGCTTCTATGGGTATATGTTGAGAGAACAACTACTTTGACTTTATCTGGGTTTGAGAGCTTTCTATCTGTACAGCGTGCCCAAAGAATCGGGTGCATCTCTGCCATATTTGAACCCCAGAGCACTATCGTATCGGTAAGCTCGATATCATCATAACATCCCGCTGGCTCATCGATACCAAATGTCTGGATAAATCCAGCAACCGCACTTGCCATACAGTGGCGTGCATTTGGATCGATGTTGTTACTTCTAAATCCAGCTTTCATAAGTTTTGCAGCCGCATATCCTTCCTGGACAGTGTACTGACCAGAACCAAAAAATGCAACACCTGTTGGCCCAAGTTCATTGTACGCTTTTTTAAACTGCTCCTCCATTACATCGAAAGCTTTTTTCCAACTCACTGGGCGAAATTTTCCATGTTTATCAAACTCGCCCTTATCATTCATACGAAGCAGTGGTGTCTTGAGCCTATCAGCACCATACATGATCTTAGCCGTAAAGTATCCCTTGATACAGTTAAGACCGCGGTTAACCGGTGCAAGCGGGTCACCTTTGACCGCAACGATTCTATCATCTTTGGTTGCAATCATAATGCCACAACCAGTTCCGCAGAAGCGACAGACTGCCTTATCCCATCGCCATCCTTTTTCAGCCTCTTTTGATGCTGCTTCCATCTCTTTTGGTACACTCAGTCCTACGGCACTTGCAGCAGTGGCTGCAGCAGCGCTCTTGAGGAAATCCCTTCTATCCATAGCCATTGAAGCCTCCTCTTTTTTGATTCCATGTCCCCATGGTTTTACACAAAATCTATTTTACAAATATAATGATATTTGAACATTGATATAAATCAAATTTAATTTTGTTTAGAAAGAGATAATTAAGATAAAAATTCTCCTATTTTGACTATGGTCAAGGAATTTTTTGCAGCTCTTGGATAGAATCTAGTCAAAAAGGAATCCCTATGCACTATCCAGCATTTTTTGATGCAGTCGAAAAGATAACTCTCTTTGATCCATTGGGAGCATTTTTGGGTGCTTTTGATAATGGCATAGTCGAATTTAGCTATCTTGATGCAGTAAAATTTGCAGGCCACTCATGTCCAACAGTTGCTGGAGCATTTTTGATGGCAAAAATAGGACTTGCAAATCTTTTCAAAGATGAACTCCCAAAACGGGGTGAAATAGCAGTTGCCCTGCAGGGTGCAAAGAGTGAGGGTGTTAATGGCGTTATAGGCAATACTATAGCCTATATATGCGGAGTAAGTGATGAGGCTGGCTTCAAAGGTATAGGAGGGCATTTTGATCGCAGCAATAACCTCACCTACAATGCACCAATAAAAGGTCAAGTGAGTCTCACAGATCTAGCAACAAACAACACAGTAACGCTGAGCTATGATCCGTCTATCATTCCACCAGATCCACAGATGAAACCACTCATGCAAAAAATTATGAGTGGGCAGGCAAGCGAGGAAGAGAAGCAACTCTTTCGCTCCCTTTGGCAAGAGAGAGTCAAAAAGATTCTTCTCTCCAAAGAGCTGTGGCCACAGATAATAAAAGTGAGCTAAACTTTGATATACGTTAAATAGTGCTCCTCATCGATTGGCTTTGCATATACTTCATGCCCTCTTTTTTTAAACTCTTCTATGAGGGGCTCTGGCAAGAAGTCGGATTTGAGTACAATCATGGAGCCTTGCGGCAGCTCTTTGAGCTTTTTTGAAATTACAGCTAGTGGATTTTGCCCACTATCTAAAAGCTCGTTCGCATCAAAAACTGCTTGCGGCTCTTGCATTATCCATTGGGGTGCTATTTGCTCTTTTTTTTCTTCATTTATAACTATTGGCTCTTGCCCAACAAATTTGCGCAATGTATTTACAAGCTCTTGCACATCCATCCCACCAACCGCAGCAACCTGACGCAAAGTGGCAACTCTTGCTATAGTCTTGCGCAGTATCGGATTTTTGAGCTTTTTATATTTTGGATTGAGAGCAATGAGCTTCTCTTCAAGCTCAGGATATGTCTGCAAAAGATCATGCACTTTTGTTTTATCAGTTATCTCCATATCTTTTCTCCTCTTTTATACCGCAAAAACATAACAACAAAATCTTTGATAATAAGTATCACACAATAAAGCCACAGCAGATCCATAAAAATATTACGTGGATAGTGCAGATAGAGATAGAGTACCGGCACACCTATTGCAACTGGCCATTTGAGATAGTAGAAAAAAAGAATACCAGCTCCATAGAGGTGGCGCAAAAAGGCTTTGATCTCTTTCATCCAGCGCCCAAAGCTTTCTTGACAACATCACTTGCCATTGAGATATTCCACGGTGGATCCCATACGATCTCTACCGTTACATCTTTGACACCGGGTATGCGCTCAACCGCCTCTTTTACCCACTGCTGCATCATCTGATGCAAAGGACACCCTCTTGTAGAGAGGGTCATCTTCACATGAACATTATTCTCCTCATCAATATCCACATCATAGATAAGACCCAAGTCCACAAGATTGAATCCAACTTCAGGATCAATGACAGTACGAATCGCGTCATAGATCTGCTCTTTTGTTACTTTAGCCATTTTCACTCCTAAACTTGATCATCCAAAATAGGCTTGAGAGTAAAAAGAGAGCTCCAACTACCAAAAAGCTCCCACCAGCTTTGAAAATCTGCCCACTTTGCACAAGAAGACCTAATCCTACAAGTAAAGAACCAATTGCAGTAAACCAAAACTCAAAAGAAGCCTGCTTTTTGGGATACATCTCGTGGAGCATCGGTACCTTTTGTTTGCCAACAAGCTCACTGAAGCGATGAAACCATACTAAAAATGGAACTATCTTATACAGATGCCCATTGATCAAAAACATAAAAAAGACAAACAAAAACCATACTCCACTATATAAGAATCTCTCACTCTCCATGCCACTAAGCAGATAGAGCACTCCTAGCAAAAACGCAAATGCAAAACTTCCATACCCAAAGAGCATCGACATATACCAGATCTCTCGCTCTTTACGCACCCGCGTTTTATATATAAGATAGACTTGATAAAAATAGAGAGCTACCGAAACAAACCCTAAAAGATATCCTACTACTTGCAAAAAGTGCCATGCAAAGAGCACTCCAAAAAAGAGTGTTACAACAGCCGCTACCATACTCCACATCGCATAGCGCACCGGCT is a window encoding:
- a CDS encoding 4Fe-4S dicluster domain-containing protein translates to MQRREFFRSLIKPIQVQREESPLYPPYFKSVQDFGKCEECADKTCVKACEEEIIVIKNGAPSLDFRKSGCTFCDACAYACNEDVLNIDYKRLLPQVRIKEILCLAWNKTVCSMCKDVCLDNAIEFAGFFTPQVNEKCTGCGFCIGVCPTQAIVIGEEG
- a CDS encoding nitrate reductase cytochrome c-type subunit, producing the protein MKVKGLIAMAAATALFAATFAFAGSKVVTEDQLSYGSKGTPPKVEYSKAAPGTSKRFQRSYENAPPMIPHSIDGLLPITLDHNACLGCHMPSVAKSMGATPLPPTHFKDFFFATKKKLIKQKLYEDKKAYEKRLALMAKKKDIAPQRYNCVQCHAPQANAHPLVSNTFKPDFRNVENKKHSTLYKNLMEGVK
- the napH gene encoding quinol dehydrogenase ferredoxin subunit NapH codes for the protein MSKLWDKYRFLLARRLVQLSVLVLYFGANAWGWKILQGNLSSSLLFQKIPLADPYALLQIFATGAIAAADVIIGAVIVAIFYALVGGRAFCSYVCPINMVTDLANYLRRKWNLDKFEKKWWASRNIRYWVLGLSFILSFLLGTAAFEMVSPISMMHRGIVFGMGFGWAAIVAIFLFDLFVLKNGWCGHICPLGGFYSIIGRYNLFRVHHNQPNCTLCMKCKEVCPEKEVLYMIGKKSQMVDMGECTLCGRCVEVCDDDALYFSIRDFAKKGDSHES
- the napG gene encoding ferredoxin-type protein NapG; its protein translation is MDKNRRAFLVSMAQNVAIAATGAIVWSAFVDEAKASQLLLRPPGARKEDEFIKLCIKCGLCVEACPYDTLMLAKPGDYKPLGTPYYIPRDIPCYMCEDIPCVPPCPTGALDIESVTREEGGKKVFDITMMRMGVAIVDIKDCIAYWGIQCDACYRACPLLDKAIYMELRRNERTGKHAKLLPVVDPDYCTGCGLCEHACVTEIAAIKVFPRDVALGKVGEHYVKGWQKKDEERLKGSKGIGTTVTPRSKKSAVESLNEGIDFE
- the napA gene encoding nitrate reductase catalytic subunit NapA, which codes for MAMDRRDFLKSAAAATAASAVGLSVPKEMEAASKEAEKGWRWDKAVCRFCGTGCGIMIATKDDRIVAVKGDPLAPVNRGLNCIKGYFTAKIMYGADRLKTPLLRMNDKGEFDKHGKFRPVSWKKAFDVMEEQFKKAYNELGPTGVAFFGSGQYTVQEGYAAAKLMKAGFRSNNIDPNARHCMASAVAGFIQTFGIDEPAGCYDDIELTDTIVLWGSNMAEMHPILWARCTDRKLSNPDKVKVVVLSTYTHRSCDLADDVIIFKPNTDLAIWNYIARSIVYDHPDAIDWKFVKEYCVFTTGYPDIGYGMRNPKHAEKLGYSKKEMETVWHQDHKKLSEDEKKALAPFGYGKASVMKMRHAKAAGKHWAISFEEFKKSLEPYTLDYVAKVAKGDPDESLESFKAKLKRLKDLYVEKGRKVVSFWTMGMNQHTRGTWDNELSYVVHFLLGKQALPGSGAFSLTGQPSACGTAREVGTFAHRLPADMVVFNPKHREISEKIWRLPKGTLNPKVGSHIVKIMRDLEDGKIKFAWVHVCNPWQDTANANHWIKAARTMDNFIVVSDGYPGISAKVADLILPSAMIYEKWGAYGNAERRTQHWRQQVTPVGDAMPDIWQYTEFAKRFKLKEVWKEWKLPDGTVLPNVLDEAKKMGYSPDDTLFDVLFANDYYRSFKWPDPIAEGHGNTTAEGDKRNVIGTDGKPWKGYGFFLEKACWEEYRKFGAGRGHDYAPFDVYHKVRGLRWPVVNGKDTPWRFNVNYDPYAKREKELGHVKGEFAFYGHALKVIPQGNLHGPDSHKPKIHLPNKAKIFARPYMEPPEVPDNEYDTWLCTGRVLEHWHSGTMTMRVPELYRAVPEALCYMHPEDAKKRGVKRGDLVVIESRRGKCKARVETRGRNRPPRGLVFVPWFDERVYINLVTLDATCPISKQTDYKKCAVKIYKA
- a CDS encoding FmdE family protein — protein: MHYPAFFDAVEKITLFDPLGAFLGAFDNGIVEFSYLDAVKFAGHSCPTVAGAFLMAKIGLANLFKDELPKRGEIAVALQGAKSEGVNGVIGNTIAYICGVSDEAGFKGIGGHFDRSNNLTYNAPIKGQVSLTDLATNNTVTLSYDPSIIPPDPQMKPLMQKIMSGQASEEEKQLFRSLWQERVKKILLSKELWPQIIKVS
- a CDS encoding DUF1858 domain-containing protein, which translates into the protein MEITDKTKVHDLLQTYPELEEKLIALNPKYKKLKNPILRKTIARVATLRQVAAVGGMDVQELVNTLRKFVGQEPIVINEEKKEQIAPQWIMQEPQAVFDANELLDSGQNPLAVISKKLKELPQGSMIVLKSDFLPEPLIEEFKKRGHEVYAKPIDEEHYLTYIKV
- a CDS encoding metal-sulfur cluster assembly factor, encoding MAKVTKEQIYDAIRTVIDPEVGFNLVDLGLIYDVDIDEENNVHVKMTLSTRGCPLHQMMQQWVKEAVERIPGVKDVTVEIVWDPPWNISMASDVVKKALGAG